A genomic segment from Rubidibacter lacunae KORDI 51-2 encodes:
- the crtA gene encoding cyanoexosortase A has product MEQSNFARRPDVALALGIAISILVAHASALWWGGAGDLLGTSLLLWLAIASLLWDKRETFAVESGIVSSAIGLGLVGLVTVRNFSPEGFHLRISPLLAFLGLGLLTVGARHLHRYWKELLILGMLALGPLYELTLNIINLPNLTATFSSFALWYAGFDVAREGLNIYLPGGMVEVYGACSGVGSIMQMTNLAVLFLLLFPTNWAQKIACVVVGIALGFAVNAGRIGWLAVLAAKGDRAAFDYWHGGNGSLVFFAFNVLLFWGFVWLTVLREPQEVPQLQVDEDLPRGELDERDI; this is encoded by the coding sequence ATGGAACAGTCGAATTTTGCCCGCCGACCCGACGTTGCGCTTGCCCTCGGCATAGCCATTAGCATCCTCGTCGCACACGCAAGCGCGCTGTGGTGGGGAGGCGCTGGCGATTTACTCGGCACCAGCCTGCTATTGTGGCTGGCAATCGCCTCGCTGTTATGGGATAAGCGCGAAACCTTTGCTGTCGAGAGCGGGATCGTCTCCAGCGCGATCGGTCTTGGGCTTGTCGGCTTGGTAACCGTCCGCAACTTTTCTCCAGAAGGCTTCCACCTGCGGATTTCTCCGTTGTTGGCATTCTTGGGCTTGGGCTTGCTCACGGTGGGCGCGCGCCACTTACATCGGTATTGGAAGGAGCTGTTGATTTTGGGGATGCTCGCGCTCGGGCCGCTGTACGAGCTGACCCTCAACATTATTAACCTCCCGAACTTGACGGCTACCTTCTCCTCGTTTGCTCTGTGGTACGCGGGCTTCGACGTCGCCCGCGAAGGATTGAATATTTACCTGCCAGGCGGAATGGTAGAAGTTTACGGCGCATGTTCCGGTGTCGGCAGCATCATGCAGATGACGAATTTAGCGGTGTTGTTTCTACTGCTTTTTCCAACCAACTGGGCGCAAAAAATTGCGTGCGTGGTTGTCGGGATCGCACTCGGGTTTGCAGTTAACGCGGGCCGCATCGGCTGGCTAGCCGTATTGGCTGCAAAGGGCGATCGCGCCGCGTTCGACTACTGGCACGGCGGCAATGGCTCGCTCGTTTTTTTTGCCTTCAACGTATTGCTGTTCTGGGGATTTGTGTGGCTGACTGTGCTGCGCGAACCGCAAGAAGTGCCCCAGTTACAGGTCGATGAAGACCTCCCGAGAGGGGAGCTTGACGAAAGGGACATTTGA
- a CDS encoding cyanoexosortase A system-associated protein, whose amino-acid sequence MADSPAPPFRFLGRSRLVLLAIAYGSTAAMALHALLVPPAAETLPAIELPIAVPLSGWHSIGTEVWDPTTDQARIYRYRAGGRELTASVRYLPYSDGSVSRALQLYAGVTPASLQIAKVWVDPLGTYGYFVVEGKSSIVGCVNPYGVTTLTEQQFAQNVSARGWQLQRFVTWLLGQQDLIDRSCLFSRLDLPVRTSDRREDRPDLEAAWLDWVRWWQANFPRTELRTQPQPHTHSSSSSSASSGTLPTQSVNSEGESSP is encoded by the coding sequence ATGGCAGACTCGCCGGCACCTCCGTTCCGGTTCCTTGGGCGATCGCGTCTGGTGCTGTTGGCGATCGCCTATGGCTCGACAGCAGCGATGGCTTTGCACGCCCTGCTAGTGCCGCCCGCCGCCGAAACTCTCCCGGCGATCGAGCTGCCGATAGCGGTGCCGCTGTCGGGTTGGCACTCCATTGGTACGGAGGTGTGGGACCCGACCACCGACCAAGCCCGCATCTACCGCTACCGTGCGGGGGGGCGCGAGCTAACAGCATCGGTGCGCTATCTCCCCTACAGCGACGGCAGCGTCAGTCGTGCCTTGCAACTGTATGCAGGCGTCACACCTGCGTCGCTGCAAATTGCGAAGGTTTGGGTCGATCCTCTTGGGACTTACGGTTATTTCGTTGTTGAGGGTAAATCATCGATTGTCGGCTGCGTCAACCCTTACGGCGTTACAACCTTAACCGAACAGCAGTTTGCTCAGAACGTGTCCGCCCGCGGTTGGCAGCTGCAGCGCTTCGTAACTTGGCTGCTCGGCCAGCAGGATTTGATCGATCGCAGTTGTTTGTTTTCAAGACTTGACCTGCCGGTACGAACAAGCGATCGGCGCGAGGATCGTCCCGACCTCGAAGCAGCTTGGCTGGACTGGGTGCGTTGGTGGCAGGCAAACTTCCCCCGCACCGAGTTAAGAACGCAGCCGCAGCCGCATACGCATTCATCTAGTTCTTCCAGTGCGAGTTCTGGTACTTTGCCTACTCAATCCGTCAACTCAGAGGGAGAGTCGAGCCCGTGA